One window of the Staphylococcus equorum genome contains the following:
- a CDS encoding SRPBCC domain-containing protein has product METQYSKDGQGVYQTLQIDIDGDKETIFNYLSTTEGIQQWFPQLSFEKREVNGKMYFHLEEEDDLEMTITHLEENKTIGFTWDIGNVKFELNNKVQQTELTFIEYLPFEFPHIIIDFAGWQFHMESIKSIVETGKPLNSQNYDFDSKNEVIEAQIKLENDK; this is encoded by the coding sequence ATGGAAACACAATATTCAAAAGATGGACAAGGCGTTTATCAAACATTGCAAATAGATATAGATGGAGATAAGGAAACGATATTTAATTATTTGAGTACTACTGAAGGAATACAGCAATGGTTTCCACAATTGTCATTTGAAAAAAGAGAAGTGAATGGAAAAATGTACTTCCATTTAGAGGAAGAAGACGATTTAGAAATGACAATCACACATCTTGAAGAAAATAAGACGATTGGCTTTACATGGGATATTGGGAATGTGAAGTTTGAATTAAATAACAAAGTTCAACAAACGGAACTAACATTTATTGAATATTTACCATTTGAATTTCCACACATCATCATAGATTTTGCAGGTTGGCAATTCCATATGGAAAGTATAAAAAGTATTGTAGAAACGGGGAAACCGCTCAATTCTCAAAATTATGATTTTGATAGTAAAAATGAAGTTATCGAAGCGCAAATAAAACTAGAAAATGACAAGTAA
- a CDS encoding amino acid permease, whose amino-acid sequence MEQPSFKRAMKQRHLMLLSFGGVIGTGLFLSSGYTLQQAGPFGTVLSYLIGSILVYLVMLCLGQLAIKHPVTGGFHTYASLYIHPSVGYIVAWFYWLTWTVALGSEFTAVGILMQKWMPETPVYIFATIAIILILLFNIISTRFYAEVEFYFSLVKVIAIIVFIILGLLVIIGFIHYDGYGGLNTIADRYTNPTFPNGIGSVFLTMLAVNYAFSGTELIGIAAGETENPEKVIPKAIRATLWRLIVFFIGTMVIISILIPSYQGKSLESPFVVIFQKMGIPYAGDIMNLVIITALLSAANSGLYAASRMIWSLSNEGVFPKWFGKLNKHHMPVNATLFSMIGGLLALFSSVYVADTLYVILVSIAGLAVVIVWMSICIAYFNAKKIDRSLKVHQSIPIIGFILCLISCVGMLFDPNQAPALYFGLPFAAIALIYYFVKFNKKRGV is encoded by the coding sequence ATGGAACAACCATCATTTAAACGTGCAATGAAACAACGTCATCTTATGTTACTTAGCTTTGGTGGTGTTATTGGAACAGGATTATTTTTAAGTTCTGGATATACTTTGCAACAAGCAGGTCCATTTGGAACGGTACTATCTTATTTAATTGGCTCAATTTTAGTTTATCTCGTTATGTTATGTCTAGGGCAATTAGCGATCAAACATCCTGTTACAGGTGGATTTCATACATATGCAAGTCTTTACATTCATCCATCTGTTGGATATATCGTAGCATGGTTTTATTGGTTAACTTGGACCGTAGCATTAGGTTCTGAATTTACAGCAGTGGGTATTTTGATGCAGAAATGGATGCCTGAAACCCCCGTTTATATTTTTGCTACGATTGCAATTATATTAATTTTATTATTTAATATTATATCGACACGGTTTTATGCAGAAGTTGAATTTTATTTTTCTTTAGTAAAAGTTATTGCGATTATCGTATTTATTATTTTAGGTCTTTTGGTAATTATCGGATTTATTCACTACGATGGTTATGGAGGTTTAAACACAATTGCTGATAGATATACGAATCCTACTTTTCCTAATGGTATAGGTTCTGTGTTTTTAACAATGCTAGCTGTGAATTATGCATTTAGTGGCACTGAATTAATCGGCATTGCTGCTGGTGAAACAGAGAATCCTGAAAAAGTAATACCCAAAGCGATTAGAGCAACGTTATGGCGTCTTATTGTCTTTTTTATAGGTACGATGGTTATTATTTCTATTTTAATACCAAGTTATCAAGGTAAGTCATTAGAAAGTCCATTTGTTGTTATTTTTCAAAAAATGGGAATCCCTTATGCGGGTGACATTATGAATTTAGTGATTATAACAGCTTTGTTATCTGCAGCTAATTCAGGGTTATATGCTGCGAGCAGAATGATTTGGAGTTTGTCGAATGAAGGTGTGTTTCCTAAATGGTTTGGAAAGCTAAATAAACATCATATGCCAGTGAATGCAACATTATTTAGCATGATTGGTGGCTTATTGGCTTTATTTTCTAGCGTGTATGTAGCAGATACATTATATGTAATTCTAGTTTCAATTGCTGGTTTAGCAGTTGTTATCGTGTGGATGAGTATCTGTATTGCATATTTTAATGCTAAAAAAATTGACCGAAGCTTAAAAGTACACCAATCGATTCCAATTATTGGGTTTATATTATGCTTAATTTCTTGTGTTGGAATGCTTTTTGATCCTAATCAAGCACCTGCACTTTATTTCGGGCTACCATTTGCAGCGATTGCGTTAATTTATTATTTTGTTAAATTTAATAAGAAAAGAGGAGTATAG
- the mmuM gene encoding homocysteine S-methyltransferase: MRLLEKVKTQSPIVLDGGLATTLEQAGCDLNSSLWSSEVLRHQPIKIKQAHQDFTNAGADIILTSTYQASYQTFTDIGMQNEEIDDLFTIAVEQVMDATNNNQVVVGSLGPYGAYLSDGSEYTGNYVISREAYFKFHEQRINALISRGINDFVFETVPNFEEIQAIIENIIPSYTEEQTFWISVTVDDTGNLSDGTEFEKLIDYIKQKGTIIPIFGINCSSVKGINRSLDKGLASLSQTIALYPNGGSHYNADSKKWENDANSDEIIEQVPKWLMEGVQIIGGCCQTTPEDIKKIKHSMS; the protein is encoded by the coding sequence ATGAGACTGTTAGAAAAAGTGAAAACACAATCTCCAATTGTCTTAGATGGCGGACTAGCAACTACATTAGAACAAGCTGGTTGTGATTTGAATTCTTCGTTATGGTCTAGTGAAGTACTTAGACATCAACCAATTAAAATAAAGCAAGCCCATCAAGATTTTACAAATGCAGGTGCCGACATTATTTTAACAAGTACATATCAAGCAAGTTATCAAACATTTACAGATATAGGAATGCAGAATGAGGAAATTGATGACCTTTTTACAATAGCGGTAGAGCAAGTTATGGATGCAACAAATAATAATCAAGTGGTTGTAGGTAGTTTGGGTCCATATGGCGCATATTTAAGCGACGGCTCAGAATATACAGGGAATTATGTAATAAGTCGAGAAGCCTATTTTAAATTTCATGAACAACGCATAAACGCTTTGATTTCAAGAGGGATAAATGATTTTGTGTTTGAAACTGTTCCTAATTTTGAAGAGATTCAAGCAATTATAGAAAATATTATACCGAGTTATACCGAAGAACAAACATTTTGGATCTCTGTAACTGTCGATGACACAGGAAATTTATCAGATGGAACAGAATTCGAGAAACTAATTGATTATATTAAACAGAAGGGCACTATTATTCCGATTTTTGGTATTAACTGTTCTTCAGTTAAAGGAATCAATCGATCATTAGACAAAGGATTAGCTAGTTTGAGTCAGACAATTGCGTTGTATCCTAATGGAGGTTCTCATTATAATGCGGATAGCAAAAAATGGGAAAATGATGCTAACAGTGATGAAATTATTGAACAAGTTCCGAAGTGGTTAATGGAAGGTGTTCAAATTATAGGGGGATGTTGTCAAACAACACCAGAGGACATTAAAAAGATTAAACATAGCATGAGTTAA
- a CDS encoding branched-chain amino acid aminotransferase, whose protein sequence is MSEKIEFVQRETLKEKPDPSGLGFGKYFTDYMLSFDYDIDQGWHDLKIVPYGPIELSPAAQALHYGQAVFEGLKAYKHDGEVDLFRPSENFKRINNSLSRLDMPKVDEEVVLEGLKQLVDIERDWVPEGEGQSLYIRPYVFATEGILGVRPSYSYKLLIILSPSGSYYGGESLSPTKIYVEDEYVRAVRGGVGHAKVAGNYAASLLAQTNASAQGYDQVLWLDGVEQKYVEEVGSMNIFFVENGKLVTPELNGSILPGITRKTVIELAGNLGYEVEERRVSIDELIESHNKGELTEVFGTGTAAVISPVGQLKYGETEIVINNNETGKITQDLYNNYTGIQSGKLEDPQGWRVVVPRY, encoded by the coding sequence ATGTCAGAAAAAATTGAATTTGTACAACGAGAAACACTTAAAGAAAAACCGGATCCAAGTGGTTTAGGTTTTGGGAAATATTTTACAGATTATATGTTAAGTTTCGACTACGATATTGATCAAGGATGGCATGATTTAAAGATTGTGCCTTATGGTCCAATTGAACTTTCTCCAGCAGCTCAAGCACTTCATTATGGGCAAGCTGTATTTGAAGGCTTAAAAGCATATAAACATGATGGCGAAGTTGATTTGTTCCGTCCATCTGAGAACTTTAAACGTATTAATAACTCTTTATCTCGTTTAGATATGCCGAAAGTTGATGAAGAAGTTGTATTAGAAGGTCTAAAACAATTAGTAGATATCGAACGTGACTGGGTACCAGAGGGTGAAGGTCAATCACTTTACATACGACCATACGTTTTCGCGACTGAAGGTATATTAGGCGTACGTCCTTCATACTCTTATAAATTACTTATCATTTTATCACCATCAGGCTCTTATTATGGTGGCGAGTCATTAAGCCCAACTAAGATTTACGTAGAAGATGAATATGTACGTGCCGTTCGTGGTGGCGTAGGTCACGCTAAAGTCGCAGGTAACTATGCGGCAAGTTTATTAGCACAAACAAATGCTTCTGCACAAGGTTATGACCAAGTACTTTGGTTAGATGGTGTAGAGCAAAAATATGTAGAAGAAGTAGGTAGTATGAACATCTTCTTCGTAGAGAATGGCAAACTTGTAACACCAGAATTAAACGGTAGTATTTTACCTGGTATTACACGTAAAACAGTCATTGAATTAGCTGGCAATTTAGGCTATGAAGTAGAAGAACGTCGTGTATCGATTGATGAATTGATTGAATCACATAATAAAGGTGAGTTAACTGAAGTATTCGGTACAGGTACTGCAGCAGTCATTTCTCCAGTAGGCCAATTGAAATATGGCGAAACTGAAATTGTAATTAATAACAATGAAACTGGTAAAATCACGCAAGATTTATATAACAACTACACTGGTATCCAAAGTGGTAAACTTGAAGACCCACAAGGTTGGAGAGTCGTTGTACCAAGATATTAA
- a CDS encoding NAD-dependent epimerase/dehydratase family protein: MKKIMITGALGQIGTELVVKCRMLYGNDNVLATDIKQPEADSAIVDGPFEILDVTDRARMFELVETFKPDTMMHMAALLSGVAEKNPLFAWDLNMGGLMNALETAREHNLQFFTPSSIGAFGPSTPKVNTPQVTIQRPTSMYGVNKVAGELLCQYYFDKFGVDTRSVRFPGLVSHIKEPGGGTTDYAVDIYFKAVREGRYTSFIEKDTYMDMMYMEDAIDAIIQLMEADGVKLINRNAYNLSAMSIEPEMVKEAIQEFYPEFQLEYDVDPIRQSIANSWPNSIDVSCARAEWGFNPQYDLTKMTQTMLKAIEDKETVR, translated from the coding sequence ATGAAAAAAATTATGATTACAGGTGCTTTAGGACAAATTGGAACCGAACTCGTAGTGAAATGTAGAATGTTATATGGAAATGATAATGTTTTAGCTACAGATATTAAACAACCAGAAGCAGATTCAGCGATTGTAGATGGGCCGTTTGAAATATTAGATGTTACTGATAGAGCGCGTATGTTTGAGTTAGTTGAGACATTTAAGCCAGACACAATGATGCATATGGCAGCATTATTGTCAGGCGTTGCTGAAAAAAATCCATTATTTGCTTGGGATTTAAATATGGGTGGTTTAATGAACGCTTTAGAAACAGCACGTGAACACAACTTGCAATTCTTTACACCAAGTTCAATTGGCGCATTTGGACCTTCAACACCTAAAGTGAATACACCACAAGTGACGATTCAACGACCAACGTCTATGTATGGAGTGAATAAAGTTGCTGGAGAGTTATTATGTCAGTACTATTTCGATAAATTTGGTGTCGATACACGTAGTGTGAGATTCCCAGGTTTAGTTTCTCACATAAAAGAACCAGGTGGCGGTACGACAGACTATGCGGTAGATATTTATTTCAAAGCTGTGAGAGAAGGTCGTTATACTAGCTTTATCGAAAAAGACACATATATGGATATGATGTATATGGAAGATGCTATAGATGCCATTATTCAACTTATGGAAGCGGACGGCGTTAAATTAATTAATCGTAATGCATATAACTTAAGTGCAATGAGTATTGAACCAGAAATGGTGAAAGAAGCAATTCAAGAATTTTATCCTGAGTTTCAATTAGAATATGATGTAGACCCAATAAGACAGTCTATCGCGAATAGTTGGCCAAACAGTATAGATGTTAGCTGTGCACGTGCAGAATGGGGATTCAATCCACAATATGATTTAACTAAAATGACTCAAACGATGTTAAAGGCTATAGAAGATAAAGAAACAGTAAGATAA
- a CDS encoding Glu/Leu/Phe/Val family dehydrogenase: MTEHNDLVKSTQEITKEALHKLGFDDGMYDLIKEPLRILEVRIPVRMDDGTVKTFTGYRAQHNHSVGPTKGGVRFHPDVNKEEVKALAMWMTMKCGITNLPFGGGKGGVICDPRQMSNQELENLSRGFVRAISQFVGPASDIPAPDVYTNPQIMSWMMDEYSKINRSNAFAFITGKPLSLGGSEGRNRATALGAVITIEEATKRRNIDIKGSRVAIQGFGNAGSFIAKILHDMGAKIVAISESYGALHDPDGLDVDELVELKEKHGRVTHLFEGVIPNKELFEVDCDILIPAALSNQITEENAHDIKASIVAEAANGPTTKEATRILTERGVLLIPDVLASAGGVTVSYFEWVQNNQGYYWSEEEINSLLREKMVEAFNKIYDLAESRKLDMRLASYVVGIKRTAEATRFRGWA, translated from the coding sequence ATGACAGAACATAATGACTTAGTGAAATCTACCCAAGAAATTACAAAAGAAGCATTACATAAATTAGGCTTTGACGATGGCATGTATGATTTAATCAAAGAACCTTTAAGAATACTAGAAGTCCGTATACCCGTCCGCATGGATGATGGTACTGTTAAAACTTTTACCGGTTACCGTGCGCAACATAATCATTCTGTTGGTCCTACTAAAGGTGGCGTACGTTTCCATCCTGATGTAAATAAAGAAGAAGTTAAGGCACTTGCAATGTGGATGACGATGAAATGTGGTATTACTAACTTACCATTTGGTGGTGGTAAAGGCGGCGTCATCTGTGACCCACGTCAAATGAGTAATCAAGAGCTTGAAAATCTATCTCGTGGTTTTGTTAGAGCTATATCACAATTCGTAGGTCCTGCGAGTGATATCCCAGCACCAGATGTTTATACTAATCCACAAATCATGTCTTGGATGATGGATGAATACAGTAAAATTAATCGTTCAAATGCTTTTGCCTTCATCACTGGTAAACCACTCTCTTTAGGTGGTTCAGAAGGTCGTAACCGTGCCACTGCGCTTGGTGCTGTAATTACTATTGAAGAAGCAACTAAACGTAGAAACATTGATATCAAGGGGTCTCGTGTTGCGATTCAAGGATTTGGTAACGCTGGTAGTTTTATTGCCAAAATCTTACATGATATGGGAGCAAAAATTGTAGCTATTTCTGAAAGTTATGGCGCTTTACATGATCCAGATGGTTTAGATGTTGACGAGCTTGTAGAGCTTAAAGAAAAACATGGCCGTGTTACACACTTATTTGAGGGCGTCATCCCTAATAAAGAATTATTTGAAGTCGACTGTGATATTCTTATCCCAGCTGCATTATCAAATCAAATTACTGAAGAAAACGCACATGACATTAAAGCAAGCATCGTTGCAGAAGCAGCGAATGGTCCTACGACAAAAGAAGCGACACGTATATTAACAGAACGTGGTGTGTTACTTATACCTGATGTACTTGCGAGTGCTGGTGGTGTAACTGTTTCTTACTTCGAATGGGTACAAAATAATCAAGGCTATTATTGGTCTGAAGAAGAAATAAACAGTCTACTCCGTGAAAAAATGGTAGAAGCATTCAATAAAATCTATGACTTAGCTGAAAGTAGAAAATTGGATATGCGTTTAGCTTCCTATGTTGTAGGTATCAAACGTACAGCTGAAGCTACACGTTTCCGTGGTTGGGCATAA
- a CDS encoding fatty acid desaturase, producing MEKDKKKMLNKMVKPFAKTNYTKSTIQIINTLLPLIAILVVSGLLYNVHWSLAIISSIFASIFLIRTFIIFHDACHGSYLKKQKHNDLLGNVTGFLTLFPYRKWRREHLIHHAGSGNLEKRGIGDIWVMTVEEYTEASKFQRLTYRIYRNPLVMFVLGPFFLVFISNRFNSKDAKKKERINTWMNNILLLVVYGGLIYLLGVGHFFAVFAPMIFIAGMLGIWLFYIQHTFEDSYFEEASEWDYVKAAIDGSSYYKLPKVLHWVTGNIGYHHVHHLNPRIPNYSLEETHETVTPLHHATSITLRESLTSLKFKLYDKSHKRFITFKEFSLRNKQPS from the coding sequence ATGGAAAAAGATAAGAAAAAGATGTTGAACAAAATGGTAAAACCTTTCGCAAAAACTAACTACACAAAAAGTACAATACAAATTATAAATACATTACTTCCTCTTATTGCAATTTTAGTAGTAAGCGGACTTTTATATAATGTGCATTGGTCATTAGCAATTATTAGTAGTATATTCGCGTCTATATTTTTAATTAGAACATTCATCATTTTTCACGATGCTTGTCACGGATCATATTTAAAAAAACAAAAGCACAATGATTTACTCGGAAACGTAACTGGTTTCCTTACGCTGTTTCCTTACAGAAAATGGCGTAGAGAACATTTAATTCACCATGCTGGTAGCGGTAATTTAGAAAAACGTGGTATCGGTGATATCTGGGTTATGACAGTAGAAGAATATACAGAAGCATCTAAATTCCAACGTTTAACGTATAGAATTTATCGTAACCCACTTGTGATGTTTGTATTAGGACCGTTCTTCTTAGTATTTATTTCTAATCGCTTTAATTCTAAAGACGCTAAAAAGAAAGAACGTATCAATACTTGGATGAACAACATTTTATTATTAGTCGTATACGGTGGTCTAATTTATCTATTAGGCGTAGGTCATTTCTTTGCAGTATTTGCACCAATGATCTTCATTGCTGGCATGTTAGGTATTTGGTTATTTTACATCCAACATACATTTGAAGATTCTTATTTCGAAGAAGCTTCTGAATGGGACTATGTAAAAGCAGCAATTGATGGTAGTTCGTACTATAAATTACCAAAAGTACTACATTGGGTTACAGGAAACATAGGTTATCATCATGTACATCATTTGAATCCTAGAATTCCTAACTACTCTTTAGAGGAAACACATGAAACTGTTACACCTCTACATCATGCAACATCTATTACGCTTAGAGAAAGTCTGACATCATTAAAATTCAAATTATATGATAAAAGTCATAAACGCTTTATCACTTTTAAAGAATTTTCACTTAGAAATAAACAACCATCATAA
- a CDS encoding Nramp family divalent metal transporter: MFKHAGKILRSLGPGMIITASFIGPGTVTTMTQGGAGFGYSLLWAVVFSIIATIVLQEMIIRLSLVTREGLGEAIQDLFSNKIGKLIIVWFTLIAVTIGCAAYISGDLIGTSLGASYLLNLPENWVAPVIGVIILLIGLFGNYKFLEKVMLVLMVIMGAIFITTMIVIKPDVMGILKGAFIPTIPDGSILTVIALIGTTVVPYNFFIHSTAVHERFNGVKELKFARWDTIISITVGGVISAAILISAATLIKGEEVSSVIQLAGPLEPVLGDAAPIVISVGLFAAGLSSAIASPTGAAATISSLLGWKGGMQSKKYKLVFVVIIIIGIITSALGFEPLQVLLIAQALNGMILPIIAILIFIIINKKNLMGRFVNTLWLNIIGGLVVLTVSFLGIYSFIDAITSFISG, from the coding sequence ATGTTTAAACACGCGGGTAAGATTTTACGATCGCTTGGCCCTGGTATGATTATCACTGCTTCATTCATTGGCCCTGGTACAGTAACAACCATGACTCAAGGTGGCGCAGGATTTGGCTATAGTTTACTATGGGCAGTTGTCTTTTCAATCATCGCCACGATCGTGTTACAAGAAATGATTATTCGTTTATCTCTCGTTACACGTGAAGGCTTAGGTGAAGCAATTCAAGATTTATTTTCTAATAAAATTGGTAAGCTAATCATCGTGTGGTTCACACTCATTGCTGTAACCATTGGGTGTGCTGCCTATATTAGTGGTGACTTGATTGGAACCTCACTTGGGGCATCTTACTTACTTAATTTACCTGAGAATTGGGTTGCTCCAGTTATCGGCGTTATTATATTACTCATTGGATTATTTGGTAACTATAAATTTTTAGAAAAAGTTATGCTTGTACTTATGGTTATCATGGGCGCAATATTTATCACTACGATGATTGTTATAAAACCAGATGTTATGGGCATTTTAAAAGGTGCCTTCATTCCAACAATACCAGATGGTTCTATTCTTACTGTTATCGCTCTAATCGGTACAACCGTTGTGCCATATAACTTTTTTATCCACTCAACAGCTGTACACGAACGTTTTAATGGTGTTAAGGAGTTGAAATTTGCACGTTGGGATACAATTATTTCAATTACTGTCGGTGGTGTGATTTCTGCTGCAATATTAATTTCAGCAGCCACTTTAATTAAAGGTGAAGAAGTATCAAGTGTCATTCAACTTGCTGGACCGTTAGAACCTGTTCTTGGCGATGCTGCACCTATAGTGATTAGTGTTGGGTTATTCGCTGCAGGTCTGTCATCAGCCATTGCTTCTCCAACGGGTGCCGCTGCAACAATTAGTAGTCTACTCGGTTGGAAAGGCGGCATGCAAAGCAAGAAATACAAACTTGTCTTTGTTGTGATTATCATTATTGGAATTATTACTTCAGCACTTGGTTTTGAACCGCTTCAAGTCTTACTTATTGCGCAAGCGTTAAATGGTATGATTTTACCTATTATTGCAATACTTATCTTTATTATTATTAATAAGAAAAATCTAATGGGCCGCTTTGTAAATACACTTTGGCTCAATATTATCGGAGGACTCGTTGTTTTAACCGTTTCCTTCTTAGGTATCTATAGTTTTATCGATGCTATAACAAGTTTCATTTCAGGCTAA
- a CDS encoding agmatinase family protein, with translation MKNNIYGNTPCFLNSKNLNQSNTLDTDVIVYGVPFEGESTWGDYTGVELGPKQIRLSSARYSQYLPELNHIDISEHLSMGDVGDVPFVAHDNKESYDNITDFTKKLWESEKFLVGFGGEHGVTYPILKSLTETGKKVGIIHLDAHYDNMPDYEGEAYARNTPFMRLYETDGVRNESIIHTGIHGPRNHPSTGRYAEEAGAVTITINDIRESNNIKQFARDIYAQASADVDVVYLTICSDVLDFAYNPGGPVDGNGLTSYELLTMIHEFGALGLCGMDYVEVYPMKDANQNSAHFVSTAVLYVLAGHVAYLNKLK, from the coding sequence ATGAAAAATAACATTTATGGGAATACACCATGTTTTTTAAATAGTAAAAATTTAAATCAATCAAATACTTTAGATACAGATGTAATTGTATATGGAGTACCTTTTGAAGGCGAAAGCACTTGGGGAGATTATACAGGTGTAGAACTTGGTCCAAAGCAAATTAGACTGTCCTCTGCACGTTACAGTCAATATCTACCAGAACTAAACCACATTGATATTAGTGAACACTTATCTATGGGGGACGTCGGTGATGTGCCATTTGTCGCTCATGACAATAAAGAAAGCTATGATAACATTACAGATTTCACTAAAAAACTATGGGAAAGTGAAAAATTCTTAGTTGGCTTTGGCGGCGAACACGGTGTCACTTATCCTATTCTTAAATCATTAACAGAAACTGGTAAAAAAGTCGGCATCATTCATTTAGATGCACATTATGATAATATGCCAGATTATGAGGGTGAAGCTTATGCCCGTAATACACCTTTCATGAGACTTTATGAAACAGACGGTGTACGTAACGAAAGCATTATTCACACTGGTATTCACGGCCCGAGAAATCATCCATCAACAGGACGTTACGCTGAAGAAGCTGGTGCCGTAACGATAACAATCAATGATATCCGTGAATCAAATAATATAAAACAGTTTGCCCGTGACATCTACGCTCAAGCAAGTGCCGATGTAGATGTCGTATATTTAACAATATGTAGTGACGTATTGGATTTCGCTTATAATCCAGGTGGACCTGTCGATGGTAATGGTCTAACGTCCTATGAATTATTAACGATGATTCACGAATTTGGTGCGCTCGGCCTATGTGGTATGGATTATGTAGAAGTTTATCCTATGAAAGATGCCAATCAGAATTCTGCCCATTTCGTTTCTACAGCAGTATTATATGTACTTGCTGGCCACGTCGCTTATTTAAATAAATTAAAATAA